From the Gymnogyps californianus isolate 813 chromosome 2, ASM1813914v2, whole genome shotgun sequence genome, one window contains:
- the XRCC2 gene encoding DNA repair protein XRCC2: MGDAFRRAESGTQLLARLEGRSSLKNLEPYLFAEEASPVHGDIIEFHGPEGTGKTEMLYHLIARCVIPKSGGGLEVEVMFIDTDYHFDMLRLVTILENRLAQRTEEMIKQCLGRLFLVNCNTSTQLLLTLYSLENMFCTHPSLCLLILDSISAFYWIDRSNGGESLNLQEMNLKKCANFLEKLVREHHLALFATTQTLMQKSTNSAESFFPVKLQHETDTDYRPYLCKSWQQMVTHRIFFSKQCSSGNSKGFTVISCHLKRNHVVKRSFSVAECGVQF; encoded by the exons ATGGGTGACGCGTTCCGGAGGGCGGAGTCGGGCACTCAG ctacTTGCACGACTTGAGGGCAGAAGTTCTCTGAAGAATCTTGAACCTTATCTGTTTGCTGAGGAAGCATCTCCTGTTCATG GAGATATCATTGAATTCCACGGTCcagaaggaacaggaaaaacagaaatgctttatcACCTAATAGCCCGCTGTGTCATTCCAAAATCAGGAGGAGGACTGGAAGTAGAAGTCATGTTCATTGATACAGACTACCATTTTGATATGCTTCGTCTAGTTACCATTCTTGAGAACAGATTAGCGCAAAGGACGGAAGAAATGATAAAGCAATGCCTGGGAAGGCTTTTTCTTGTGAACTGCAATACTAGCACTCAGTTACTCCTCACTCTCTACTCtttagaaaacatgttttgcaCTCacccctctctctgccttttgatTTTGGATAGCATATCAGCTTTTTATTGGATAGACAGAAGCAATGGAGGGGAGAGTCTTAACTTGCAGGAGATGAATCTGAAGAAATGTGctaattttcttgaaaagctTGTGAGAGAGCATCACTTAGCCCTCTTTGCGACAACACAGACACTTATGCAGAAATCTACAAactctgcagaaagcttttttcctgtaaaacttCAACATGAAACTGATACAGACTATAGACCTTATCTTTGTAAATCATGGCAACAAATGGTAACCCACAGGATATTTTTCTCTAAGCAATGCAGTTCTGGCAACAGCAAAGGTTTTACAGTCATTTCTTGCCACCTCAAAAGAAACCATGTAGTAAAACGCTCATTTAGTGTTGCAGAATGTGGAGTTCAGTTTtaa